The genomic region GATCGGCGATCGGCCGTGCGAAGTTGATGTAGATCGGCTTGGCCACACCCACCATCGACCCGTTGACCGGGTTGAACGTCGGCGGCGAGAAAACCGGCTCACCGGTGTACGGCGTCGGGTTCTGGCCCGCGGGCGTACCTTCCGGGATCACCGCGGGCGCGCCGTACTGGTTCAGCGGCGCCGCCGGTTCAGTCGGGGGTGGCGGCGGAGCCGGTGGGTCCCAGGGCATCGGGAACGCCGGTGGCGGCGGTGGTGGGGCCGCCACGACTGGTGGTGTGTCGACCACCGCCGGATCGGGGCCCACCTCCGGATCCGCCATCGCTGACGGGCTACCGACTACTCCACCGACCAGTCCAACCGCGAAGATCGCGGTGGCCAGTCTCCTCAACGTCCCTTGCGGCATACGCCACCTCCATAACCAAATCTGAAACCAGTGTGGCACAACGCCAGGGCCTGGCCCTCGCGGCGATATCGGCCCGGCCTGGGCCCTGGCTCTTCCAAAAGTGCGCTGAACTGCAGTGTTAATCGCCGCGCGGGCCGACATCGTTACCTCCGTCTCCCCGGTGCGTGGACCGCCGTTACGGGGCGAGGGGATCAGGACCGGACCAGCCTGGCAATCGCCGCCGACGCCTCAGCCAGCTTCTTGTCGGCCTCAGCGCCACCCTCAGCCACGGCATGGGTGACGCAGTGGCCGAGGTGCTCCTCGAGCAGGCCGAGCGCCACCGACTCCAGCGCACTCTTGACAGCGCTGATCTGCGTGAGGACGTCGATGCAGTACTTGTCCTCGTCGATCATCTTGGCGACCCCGCGGACCTGGCCCTCGATACGCCGCATCCGCTTCGCGTAGTTCTCCTTGTTCGGCGAGTACCCGTGCGCGGCGGCAACCTCTGTCTCATCGGCCATATCAGGCTCCCAACATCTGCTTCATCTGATCGATCTCGGTCTGCTGGGCGGTCACGATCTGCTTGGCGAGCGCCTTTGCATCCGTGTTCGCACCGTCGGCGATCTCGGTGTTGGCCATCGTGATGGCCCCTTCGTGATGGCCGATCATCGACTGCAACCACAGCGTGTCGAACTCGGCACCCCGCAGCGTCTCCAGCTTCGCCATGGTGGGTCCGTCGACCATGCCGTCCATGGAGCCCATGTCATGTCCCGCATGAGGATCTGGACTGGACTCTGTGGACTCGCCGCCCCGCCACTGCACGAGGAACACCTTCAGCGCCTCCATCTCGGGCTTCTGGGCCCCGGAGATGGCCGCCGCCAGTTCGACGAGGGCCGGGTCGGAGGAGCGTTCGGGCACCAGCGCCGACAGTTCGATCGCCTGCTGGTGGTGCGGGATCATGTCGGTCGCGAAAACCACGTCGGCATCGTTGAAATTCGCCCCCTGCGCTGCGGTGGACGTCTCGCTGTGGTGCGATTGGTCGGCGTGGCCGTCCGATGCGGGCGGGCTGGAACAGGCCGACACGAACAGTGCGGTGGCCAGCGCGGAGGTCAGGGCCACAACGCGGGCAGTCGTCAGCTTCATGCATCCATGGTACCTCATACCCCTCAGGGGTATCGGAATTGGTTTGGTGGGCTCACTGCTCAGGCGCATAATCGTCCAATGCCCTCAGAAAGCACGCCCGATATCAAGCCCCGCAGCCGCGACGTCACCGATGGCCTCGAGAAGACCGCCGCTCGCGGCATGCTGCGCGCCGTCGGCATGACCGATGACGACTGGGTCAAGCCGCAAATCGGTGTCGGGTCGTCGTGGAATGAGATCACCCCGTGCAATATGTCGCTGCAGCGCCTGGCGCAGGCGGTCAAGGGTGGTGTGCACGAGGCCGGCGGTTATCCGCTTGAGTTCGGCACCATCTCGGTCTCCGACGGTATCTCGATGGGCCACGAGGGCATGCACTTCTCGCTGGTGAGCCGCGAGGTCATCGCCGACAGCGTCGAGACCGTTGTGCAGGCCGAGCGCCTCGACGGCACGGTGCTGCTGGCGGGCTGCGACAAGTCGATTCCCGGCATGCTCATGGCCGCCGCCCGACTCAACCTGGCCTCGGTGTTCCTCTACAACGGGTCGATCATGCCGGGCGTCGCCAAGATGACCGACGGCACCGAGAGGGAAGTCACCATCATCGACGCCTTCGAGGCCGTCGGGGCCTGTTCCCGCGGGCTGATGTCCCGGGAGGACGTCGACATCATCGAGCGCGCCATCTGCCCCGGCGAGGGCGCCTGCGGCGGCATGTACACCGCCAACACCATGGCATCGGCCGCCGAGGCGCTGGGCATGTCACTGCCGGGCAGCGCGTCCCCGGTGGCCATCGACAAGCGACGCGACGAGTATGCGCGCAAGTCCGGTGAGGCGGTGGTCGAGATGCTGCGCCGCGGTATCACCGCGCGCGACCTTCTCACCAAGGAGGCGTTCGAGAACGCCATCGCCGTCGTCATGGCATTCGGCGGTTCCACCAACGCGGTGCTGCACCTGCTGGCGATCGCCTGGGAGGCAGGGGTCAAGCTCACGCTCGAGGACTTCACGCGGGTCGGACGGAAGGTGCCGCACCTTGCTGACGTGAAGCCATTCGGCCGACATGTGATGAAGGATGTCGACGAGATCGGTGGCGTCCCCGTCGTCATGAAGGCCCTGCTGGACACCGGTCTGCTGCACGGGGATTGCCTGACGGTGACGGGTAAGACCATGGCCGAGAACCTGGCCCACATCGAGCCGCCGGACCCCGACGGCAAGGTGCTGCGGGCGATGAACAACCCGATCCACCCGACAGGCGGCATCACGATCCTGCACGGCTCGCTGGCACCCGAGGGCGCCGTGGTGAAGTCGGCGGGCTTCGACTCCGACGTGTTCGAGGGCACCGCAAGGGTTTTCGAGCGCGAGCGGGCGGCACTCGACGCGCTCGAGGACGGCACCATCACGCACGGTGACGTCGTCGTCATCCGGTACGAGGGCCCCAAGGGCGGGCCGGGCATGCGCGAGATGCTCGCGATCACCGGCGCCATCAAGGGTGCGGGCCTGGGCAAGGACGTGCTGCTGATGACCGACGGCCGGTTCTCGGGCGGTACGACGGGCCTCTGCGTCGGGCATATCGCTCCCGAGGCCGTCGACGGCGGCCCCATCGCGTTCCTGCGCGACGGTGACCGCATCCGCCTCGACGTCGGCAAGGGCACCCTCGACGTGCTGGTCGACGTCGACGAGTTCGAGTCCCGCAAGGCCGGTTTCGAGCCGCTGCCGCCGGTCTACACCACCGGCGTCCTGGCCAAGTACACGAAGCTGGTCGGCTCGGCGGCCACGGGCGCGGTCTGCAGCTAGTCGCGGGCCGCGCAGGTCAAGTGTGGCGGCGATACTGCGATGGGGTGACACCCACCCGGTTGCGGAATGTCGTGGCGAAGTGGCTCGGAGTGGAGAAGCCGGCCGCGGCGCTGACCTCGGTGATGGTCATCGTCGTGCCCGCCAGGAGCGTCTTGGCGTGCGCGATCCGTTGACCCAGCAGGTACTGGTATGGGGTGGCCCGGAAGGCCTCGGCGAAGGCCTTGATGAAAACGTTGGTCGACATGCCCGCCATCTGAGCCAAGGCAGCCAGGTTGATCGTGGAGTCGAAGCTG from Mycolicibacterium sp. YH-1 harbors:
- a CDS encoding metal-sensitive transcriptional regulator, whose amino-acid sequence is MADETEVAAAHGYSPNKENYAKRMRRIEGQVRGVAKMIDEDKYCIDVLTQISAVKSALESVALGLLEEHLGHCVTHAVAEGGAEADKKLAEASAAIARLVRS
- a CDS encoding DUF305 domain-containing protein; protein product: MKLTTARVVALTSALATALFVSACSSPPASDGHADQSHHSETSTAAQGANFNDADVVFATDMIPHHQQAIELSALVPERSSDPALVELAAAISGAQKPEMEALKVFLVQWRGGESTESSPDPHAGHDMGSMDGMVDGPTMAKLETLRGAEFDTLWLQSMIGHHEGAITMANTEIADGANTDAKALAKQIVTAQQTEIDQMKQMLGA
- the ilvD gene encoding dihydroxy-acid dehydratase translates to MPSESTPDIKPRSRDVTDGLEKTAARGMLRAVGMTDDDWVKPQIGVGSSWNEITPCNMSLQRLAQAVKGGVHEAGGYPLEFGTISVSDGISMGHEGMHFSLVSREVIADSVETVVQAERLDGTVLLAGCDKSIPGMLMAAARLNLASVFLYNGSIMPGVAKMTDGTEREVTIIDAFEAVGACSRGLMSREDVDIIERAICPGEGACGGMYTANTMASAAEALGMSLPGSASPVAIDKRRDEYARKSGEAVVEMLRRGITARDLLTKEAFENAIAVVMAFGGSTNAVLHLLAIAWEAGVKLTLEDFTRVGRKVPHLADVKPFGRHVMKDVDEIGGVPVVMKALLDTGLLHGDCLTVTGKTMAENLAHIEPPDPDGKVLRAMNNPIHPTGGITILHGSLAPEGAVVKSAGFDSDVFEGTARVFERERAALDALEDGTITHGDVVVIRYEGPKGGPGMREMLAITGAIKGAGLGKDVLLMTDGRFSGGTTGLCVGHIAPEAVDGGPIAFLRDGDRIRLDVGKGTLDVLVDVDEFESRKAGFEPLPPVYTTGVLAKYTKLVGSAATGAVCS